The Hevea brasiliensis isolate MT/VB/25A 57/8 chromosome 9, ASM3005281v1, whole genome shotgun sequence nucleotide sequence ATATTTGTCATTTTCCTGTATTAAAGTGCTATGTTCTTTTCTTCTGTTTGGTCAATTTCTGCTTTCTCTTTGCTTTGGCCACAAGGTTACGTATCATGGAGCCTTTTACCCATCCTTATCCCATGCCTTTGATATTGTTTTGGGATGCAAGTTTACCTCTTCATATTAGTCTTTAAAATTAgacacatttttattttttatctaaattaatttaaaagtttcaatttaaatttaatttaaatcaaaaattaactttaaaaaatttaacttaaaaattaagaaaataaatttcttaatttttaatttaaataaaaaaattaatttagaaattataatttttaggcaaaatggagtttaaattgaatattttaagttaatttggataaaagtaaaaaattgattaaattgaaCATCCCAACAAGTGTAAGGTGAaattgaatatttaattttttaaaattatttaaagataaaatttaatgtgtaaaagttaattaaaaaaatggaatattgatataaaaatttcaattcctataattattttattcaattaaattataaattaactcAAATCATGCATGGATGATCATGTATTTTACCTACAATTTTGACAATTGGGCATGGCATTTTTTTCTTCCCTTTGGCTAAATTTCTATTTTGATTAATATGACATTGACAGACTCCCAAAGAAAACTTATGTCACAATCAAATAatatttaaatcatataaaataattaggtttcaaaatgggctgaaaattatTTGCTTTGCATTATTAGGGTTTTGATTTGACAATGCATAATAACAAATTAACACAATTATTGTAATAAGACAAAGATAAACATGGTTAATTACAATCAAGATCCCCTAATATGATACAGTCATAATCTCAAGTGGACCTACATTGGACTCTCCCCCTCCAGCAggcagataaaaaaaattattatggatgtgAAGTGCCAATCACAAGCAGGCAGACTCATTCAATGTTTGTGATATATTCATAACAGATGTGAAAATTGGATTAATAAAGAATCCGGGTTAGTCAATCTTCAGTTAGGCTGCTGGGTTTCAAACTGACCAGCACAACTGTCCCTGCTGTTAGACGAGGATGTCTTGTTCATCAGTGGCATGATTGAAATCTAACAGATTCCTACTAGTTTAAAGAAAAGTCATGGTGCAACCAATTTTCAACAAGCACGCTAAAGGCTAAGCACACACATGCCCAATAATGACCGTTATGGATAAAATAAAGTGCTTTTGTTAAATTCATTAGTTGAGAAAAGGGAGCGAGAGGGCAAGCAAGAAATTGCAGCTTTTGCTTTTAAAGTTTTACTCTTTTTTGAATAGATTTTGGGTGAGGAATGAATGGTTGGCTATCTGCCTCTGAACACAAGAGAAAAAGAGGGGTCTGTGTGATAGTTAGCTCATAGTGCATGCTCATGTGGGAATCTATAAAAGTAATCCACAGCATTTACAGCACAAAAGTGACTTCATTTTCacatttaaattaaagaaaaaaacaaaagaaaagaacccagataaataaatattacaaaaaagtAATATTTATGTATATAAAATTCAAGGTGGCAACAAAGATACTCATGGAGTAATGGTCCTAAATGGGGAAGATTGTGGGTGAACAAATCCACCATCTTCAATCTCGAGCCCGCAGATTGACACCCTCGAGATTCTCACATtctcacaaaataataataaaataaaacgaaAATCAGAAATAAAGAAATGGATGGTTTTGGGTCTTTCACTGTATGGCCAAAAGCAGGGAATGTTGGATTCTTCAATGTTTTAATCAATTTTTCATCAAAACCCTTTTTTTCCTCTGCTTGGCCAGCTTCCTGAAAAGCCAGTAATATATACTTGTCTCTTCATTGTAATATATACTTGTCTTCTACAAAGTACAGTGACAACCATTTGTAAAAATCCCATAACCCATTTCCAGGcaagaagatgatgatgatgatgactaATGACTCGGTAACCCAGAAAGAATTTTGGTTTCACTATATGCATACAAATACTAGAAGatgtttattttataataattgccAATTTCTCATGCCTGGTTGCTTTttgtttataaattatatttgaaTGGGAATATCAAATTTACATATTTACCCTCTTTAGGCCATTGCATGATTAACTCATGAATGGGAATTTCCTATTCTCTCCTTGCTCTAGGAATATTTGTCAAGATTTTGGTACTTTGGTTCTTTTAAGATtatggaatttatttatttattcatttcttTAACCTACTGACTCATGGGCACGCATGCTAGTTCCTTTTATACAACCAAAAAACTGGTTCTTTTCTTGTGTCCGAGTCTGACAAAAGATTTCGGTGAATGGATTTCTCGCATGGAAAGTAACCCATTTGAAAGTTGGTTTTGTTGATAGAGAAATAGTGTTGTAATCTGTGGAATTTGAGTATTTGTTTGGTTCTCTGCTCCTTGCACATTCGACTTCAATGGCCTTGAGAAGAAGAGAAGTTCCCTtgtattttttaacttttttatggTTTTGGAATGCTGCAAATGGATTGCTCTCTCCCAAAGGAGTAAACTTTGAAGGTAACTGGgaatcttttttcttttttcaaaatCTTAATTATATTGCTGTGTTTAATAGCTTCGAACAAATAGGAAATTGGAGGTTTTCTGACGTGGGTGATTCTATttcagtgcaagctttaatgggaaTAAAAGCTTCTCTACATGATCCTCATGGGGTTCTTGAAAATTGGGACGGGGATGCTGTTGATCCCTGTAGCTGGACTATGATCACCTGTTCTCCTGAGAGTCTTGTCATTGGCCTGTAAGCTTTCCAAAATCTCTTATTTCCACTTTCCAATAGTTTCAAAACATAGAATCTGAGTTAAACTGATTACATCAAATCAATATCAGAAAACAAATGACAAAATTTTGAAGTTTCTGAAATGGTCTTATTGCAGGGGAACTCCTAGCCAGAATTTATCTGGTACTCTTTCTCCAAGCATTGGCAACTTGACTAATCTTCAAATTGTGTAAGTACCCATGGAAAGTTCTAAAAAGggaaattttctctttttttttttttttactggtcTTGACACTTGTGGTCTTCTGTAAATTTTGCAGGCTCTTACAGAACAACAATATCACAGGACCAATTCCTGGAGAGTTACGGAAACTCTCAAAGCTTCACACACTTGATCTTTCTAACAACTTCTTCACTGGGGAAATTCCTTCTTCTCTAAGCCATATGAGGAGTCTCCAATACATGTAAGTGCAAAATTTTCCAAGAACTCTGTTGGTATTAAATATGTATATGAATATCCTACCACTTCTGTCTAAatattttacttgaattttttgaACCTGATATAGGAGGCTAAATAACAACAGTCTCTCTGGAGCTTTCCCAATGTCATTGGCTAATATGACCCAGCTTGTGTTTCTGTAAGTGTGTAGCGACCCTATTCTTGAGCATCAATGGTTTATATCCTCACTAAAATGTGTCATTGAACAAGGTTTTGTCTCTGAATTTCAGGGACCTGTCATACAATAATCTGAGTGGCCCTGTACCCAGATTTCCTGCTAAGACATTCAAGTAAATCTCTCTATCTCCTCCTTTCTCTTTCATTTTGTAGACAATGAACTtgataataaactttgaaacttgtATTGCATTTCTTTAATGCTTGCTGCAGCATTGTTGGAAACCCTCTAATCTGTCCTACTGGGTCTGAACCAGAATGCTTTGGGACAACACTAATGCCAATGTCTATGAACTTGAATAGCACACAAAGTAAGGATACTTGACTTTATTTTTCACAGTTGCTATTTAGAAGCTATGGTTTGCAATTGTGCTGGTTCTGACCATCCCTTTGCATTTTAAACAGCTTTACCTTCTAGCAGATCAAGGAATCACAAAATAGCAATTGCCTTCGGCTCTAGTGTTGGTTCTGTTTCACTCATCATTCTTGTGCTTGGATTAGTTCTATGGTGGAGGCGAAGGCAGGATAAATCGACATTTTTCGATGTTAAGGGTGTGTAATAAATGATTATACCTTTTTACTTTAATTAACAAGCAATGGCGTGTTAATCCCTCTTATCCATTTTATATATATTTGGAATATCAGATCAACACCACGAGGAAATTTCTCTTGGAAACTTAAGGAGGTTTCAATTTAGAGAACTTCAGGCAGCGACAAACAGCTTCAGCAACAAGAATATACTTGGAAAAGGAGGCTTTGGCAACGTGTACAAAGGGATTCTCCAAGATGGGACTGTTGTTGCTGTCAAGAGGCTTAAAGATGGAAATGCTGTTGGAGGAGATATTCAATTCCAAACTGAAGTTGAAATGATCAGCCTAGCAGTGCATCGTAACCTCCTCAGGCTCTATGGATTTTGTATCACACCAACAGAAAGGCTTCTAGTCTACCCATACATGTCCAATGGCAGCGTAGCTTCCCGTCTCAAGGGTAGCACTTTTTCTTTCAAATTTCAAGGATGGTTAAGTTTGTTAGTCTAAAATGTTTCTTTCAGTAGATAAACTGATCCTTCATTATCCTTCGCAGGGAAACCAGTCTTGGATTGGGGCACGAGGAAGAGAATTGCATTAGGAACTGCAAGGGGACTATTATACCTCCATGAGCAGTGTGATCCAAAGATAATTCACAGGGATGTTAAGGCAGCAAATATATTGCTTGATGACTATTGTGAGGCTGTGGTAGGGGATTTTGGGTTGGCAAAGCTCTTGGATCACCAAGATTCACATGTCACCACAGCCGTGAGGGGCACGGTTGGGCACATAGCACCAGAATATCTTTCTACAGGCCAGTCCTCTGAGAAAACAGATGTTTTTGGATTTGGTATCCTACTTCTTGAATTAATCACAGGCCAAAGAGCACTAGAATTCGGAAAGGCAGCAAACCAGAAAGGAGCCATGTTAGACTGGGTGAGCACAATCTCCTTATGATACTTATTGCGAGTAAATCtttgataaattttcattttaatccAATTAAACTGAATCATATTTGTTATGATTGCAGGTAAAGAAAATTCATCAGGAGAAGAAGCTTGAAATGCTTGTAGATAAGGATCTAAAGGGTAACTACGACAGAATTGAGCTCGAGGAAATGGTACAAGTGGCTCTTTTGTGCACCCAATTCCTTCCAAGCCATAGACCAAAAATGTCTG carries:
- the LOC110670837 gene encoding protein NSP-INTERACTING KINASE 1; this encodes MALRRREVPLYFLTFLWFWNAANGLLSPKGVNFEVQALMGIKASLHDPHGVLENWDGDAVDPCSWTMITCSPESLVIGLGTPSQNLSGTLSPSIGNLTNLQIVLLQNNNITGPIPGELRKLSKLHTLDLSNNFFTGEIPSSLSHMRSLQYMRLNNNSLSGAFPMSLANMTQLVFLDLSYNNLSGPVPRFPAKTFNIVGNPLICPTGSEPECFGTTLMPMSMNLNSTQTLPSSRSRNHKIAIAFGSSVGSVSLIILVLGLVLWWRRRQDKSTFFDVKDQHHEEISLGNLRRFQFRELQAATNSFSNKNILGKGGFGNVYKGILQDGTVVAVKRLKDGNAVGGDIQFQTEVEMISLAVHRNLLRLYGFCITPTERLLVYPYMSNGSVASRLKGKPVLDWGTRKRIALGTARGLLYLHEQCDPKIIHRDVKAANILLDDYCEAVVGDFGLAKLLDHQDSHVTTAVRGTVGHIAPEYLSTGQSSEKTDVFGFGILLLELITGQRALEFGKAANQKGAMLDWVKKIHQEKKLEMLVDKDLKGNYDRIELEEMVQVALLCTQFLPSHRPKMSEVVRMLEGDGLAERWEASQRVEATKSKPHEFSSSDRYSDLTDDSSLLVQAMELSGPR